The proteins below are encoded in one region of Penaeus monodon isolate SGIC_2016 chromosome 32, NSTDA_Pmon_1, whole genome shotgun sequence:
- the LOC119593284 gene encoding uncharacterized protein LOC119593284: MAYYESTDASRFGGVAPRGNQDLERYVDSILPETFRPSFGEDLDARRSLDLDLGAASLWPDDSRDSLDACLDFSGNNVAGFSSDVSYNDQGFSSLCDVLGEDSDQRLRDSRSSLGATSPCSGRKGYRHRHTRKYLRDERLQKERNRELNNEASVLYRERQRATTSKKEKQLEHLQQENDQLCQKMELLTVQSDWCHNTYEKYSEYFAGPLDDNLYELR; encoded by the exons ATGGCTTACTACGAGTCAACAGACGCTTCCCGCTTCGGCGGTGTCGCGCCAAGAGGGAATCAGGATCTTGAAAGATACGTGGACTCTATTCTTCCGGAGACATTCAGACCCAGTTTCGGGGAAGACTTAGACGCCAGGCGGTCTTTGGACCTGGACTTGGGAGCAGCAAGTCTATGGCCTGACGACTCCCGCGATAGCCTGGATGCTTGCCTGGACTTCAGCGGAAACAACGTAGCAGGTTTCTCATCGGACGTGTCTTATAATGACCAGGGTTTTTCG AgtttgtgtgatgttttgggAGAAGATTCCGACCAACGCCTTCGGGACTCGCGAAGCTCCTTGGGTGCCACTTCGCCTTGTTCCGGCAGAAAGGGATACCGACACAGACACACGAGAAAATACCTTCGAGACGAGCGCCTCCAGAAGGAGCGGAACCGCGAACTCAACAACGAGGCGTCTGTCCTGTACCGGGAGAGGCAGCGGGCGACGACCTCCAAGAAGGAAAAGCAGCTGGAACACTTGCAACAGGAAAACGATCAGCTTTGCCAAAAAATGGAACTCCTGACTGTGCAGAGTGATTGGTGTCACAACACGTACGAGAAATACAGTGAATATTTTGCAGGACCTCTGGACGATAATTTATATGAGCTAAGATGA